Proteins encoded in a region of the Methanobrevibacter millerae genome:
- a CDS encoding prefoldin subunit beta: MEIPENIQEQLNQFQQLQQQAQAVTMQIQTVEVQIQETEKALEELNNTDENTEVFKQAGNLLIKVDYKDALDEAEDKLETLKLRKQTMARQEERVMKKLEEMQTNIQAAMQGMAPNGA, translated from the coding sequence ATGGAAATTCCTGAAAATATTCAAGAACAATTAAATCAGTTTCAACAGTTACAACAACAAGCTCAAGCTGTAACTATGCAAATTCAAACTGTAGAAGTTCAAATTCAAGAAACTGAAAAAGCATTAGAAGAATTAAATAATACTGATGAAAATACTGAAGTATTCAAACAAGCAGGTAATTTACTTATTAAAGTAGATTATAAAGATGCTTTAGATGAAGCTGAAGATAAGTTAGAAACCCTCAAGTTAAGAAAACAAACAATGGCTCGCCAAGAAGAAAGAGTCATGAAAAAACTTGAAGAAATGCAAACTAATATTCAAGCTGCTATGCAAGGAATGGCTCCTAATGGAGCTTAA
- a CDS encoding KEOPS complex subunit Pcc1 → MIENSPLESVKSQINVEFDNSNQAKIIYDSIILEFQTAPDYRSSMDLTLKDNFIIIDIDAQDSTSFRASVNSAIKWINLSLQINNLTNI, encoded by the coding sequence ATGATAGAGAATAGTCCTTTGGAATCTGTAAAAAGTCAAATTAACGTCGAGTTTGATAATTCCAATCAAGCAAAGATAATTTATGATTCTATTATTTTAGAATTTCAAACGGCTCCTGATTACAGGTCTTCTATGGATTTAACTTTAAAGGATAATTTTATTATTATTGATATTGATGCTCAAGACTCTACATCATTTAGAGCTTCTGTAAATTCCGCTATCAAGTGGATTAATTTATCATTACAAATAAATAACTTAACAAATATATAA
- a CDS encoding Brix domain-containing protein: MLISTSRKPSQKTRKFCKNLAHATDSTSVNRGKMNMRELLLRALDEDEINLAIVNEIKGNPSRITFYSNKGEVLITVLISVTTTNERLNISPSKLKIVSEVQKLNCLSDILGFELVDKAEENYINITNGYDDLVAKINFINKFGDKTDFQINIKKILDNNDRE; this comes from the coding sequence ATGTTAATTTCAACATCTAGAAAACCTTCTCAAAAAACAAGAAAATTTTGTAAAAATTTAGCTCATGCAACAGATTCTACATCTGTTAACAGAGGTAAAATGAATATGAGAGAACTTTTATTAAGGGCTCTTGATGAAGATGAAATTAATTTAGCTATTGTTAATGAAATAAAAGGAAATCCTAGTAGAATCACATTTTATTCCAATAAGGGTGAAGTGCTGATTACTGTTTTAATTAGTGTTACTACAACAAATGAAAGGCTAAATATTTCACCATCTAAATTGAAAATAGTCAGTGAAGTTCAAAAACTAAACTGCTTAAGTGATATTTTAGGTTTTGAACTTGTTGATAAGGCTGAAGAGAATTATATTAATATTACTAATGGCTATGATGATTTAGTAGCTAAAATAAATTTTATTAATAAATTTGGAGATAAAACTGATTTCCAAATTAATATTAAAAAGATTTTAGATAACAATGATAGAGAATAG
- the rpl37A gene encoding 50S ribosomal protein L37Ae, whose protein sequence is MARTKKVGITGRFGARYGRKAKRSVKIIEENMKKNHVCPKCDRPYVKRQAAGIWKCRKCGAVFTGGAYVPQTPMVKSAARSIRDIKVEE, encoded by the coding sequence ATGGCAAGAACTAAAAAAGTTGGTATTACAGGTAGGTTCGGTGCAAGATACGGAAGAAAAGCTAAAAGATCTGTTAAAATCATCGAAGAAAACATGAAAAAAAATCATGTTTGCCCTAAATGTGATAGACCATATGTAAAAAGACAAGCTGCTGGAATTTGGAAATGTAGAAAATGTGGTGCAGTATTCACCGGTGGAGCTTATGTTCCTCAAACCCCTATGGTTAAATCTGCAGCACGTAGTATCAGAGACATTAAAGTGGAGGAATAA